In Microvenator marinus, one genomic interval encodes:
- a CDS encoding ABC transporter substrate-binding protein gives MKFKVGGVPENVNAPVYQGMASKWEPRGMSFQEFPGGTGAMSRALELGEIDIAIALTEGLVRSIAEGGDFRLVSMFTESPLTWGVHVAAGKDWSEEKLEDANFAISRLGSGSHLMAMVEAKARGWHEPACVVVQDLDGARLALSNGSADVFLWEKFTTKPLVDSGEWERIGEWVTPWPAFAIAVRNSVWDAHQAEIRSWIDELRDEVLSFEDSPANHNWIAERFGLETEDVAEWMSGTRWSVSFGVKESILDAVLGILKDAELVSSDAEAEALVVEGGLIP, from the coding sequence ATGAAGTTTAAAGTTGGTGGGGTTCCAGAAAACGTCAATGCTCCGGTCTACCAGGGCATGGCGTCCAAGTGGGAGCCCCGGGGAATGTCATTTCAGGAGTTTCCGGGCGGCACCGGCGCCATGTCGCGTGCGCTGGAGCTCGGCGAGATCGATATTGCCATCGCACTTACGGAGGGCTTGGTTCGGTCTATCGCAGAGGGCGGTGATTTTCGCCTCGTGAGCATGTTCACCGAGTCTCCGTTGACCTGGGGTGTCCATGTTGCAGCTGGCAAGGATTGGTCAGAGGAAAAGCTCGAGGACGCGAATTTTGCGATTTCGAGGCTCGGCTCCGGCTCCCATTTGATGGCCATGGTCGAGGCGAAGGCGCGCGGCTGGCACGAGCCCGCGTGCGTGGTCGTTCAAGACCTGGACGGCGCTCGGCTAGCCCTCTCAAACGGAAGCGCGGACGTCTTCCTCTGGGAAAAGTTTACCACCAAACCCCTGGTTGATTCAGGGGAGTGGGAGAGAATCGGGGAGTGGGTGACGCCTTGGCCTGCTTTCGCGATTGCGGTTCGAAACTCGGTCTGGGATGCCCACCAAGCCGAGATTCGAAGCTGGATCGACGAGCTTCGTGACGAAGTTCTGAGCTTTGAAGACTCCCCAGCGAATCACAATTGGATTGCCGAACGTTTTGGGCTTGAAACCGAAGACGTGGCCGAATGGATGAGCGGCACCCGGTGGAGCGTGAGCTTTGGCGTGAAAGAATCAATCCTCGACGCCGTCTTGGGCATCTTAAAGGACGCCGAGCTCGTGTCGTCGGACGCTGAGGCTGAAGCCTTAGTGGTCGAGGGCGGATTGATCCCTTAG
- a CDS encoding POTRA domain-containing protein: MRSFWLVILGLLVCAQSFAQDGVPDLELEQPELAVEEEPPEKDLEPMVTERVPVEAQGENIRLDIDESLVGKVIGQVELTCDLKICENPENLLELKGIAGLSVGQVYSSKLLETAQVRLAKTGFFESLKVIKRLENDVVLLEIEAKGATLIRDVKFDGLETPPFEEELRKVLIYRQGQAYKRDAQKAQTQLQQFRNLFEREGYFGTKIELSATPVADTEHLVDLVFKIERGKARQVCDVGVRGNQAMTYADVRELLLSDGSFLSRRLRLYDSTFTSDGFKRGQEALVEAYRRRGYFQARIVDKAVRVDGSGECVTLVIDVLEGPKWDVTFEGVEEFNEEDIRDVLPFYESGYVDAEEIRRAERAIEQLYETRGHAFARVEGSEEERDQLDRSITFKIREGPKVEIREIVFEGLSVFTEAEVLEVMSTRVFALFDVGGYLQTDELLGDLLRIESLYRERGYHQALVRRFNLERISEGQMRVRISIDEGIQTKIARVEMFGNRTTTSGLLLEGMSSSPGAPFVPLQLRTDQTRMIQRYAGFGYPLARIETSCFLLNGEQIACEAPRLPRACTARSQEELSERCERVPGKQMCLRVLETDECKFEGGANAEAIRIRHEITEGPIVRVGARLLKGNFDTRASVIHREVELKRGDLLDTQMLIQGQGNLRQLNIFDSVSVETIGLDEAAQDKTEVTAALLISVEEASSSFLDFRSGVELREPFVDDRQLLLTGEAQYTNRNLFGFAQGIQPRVVGAIDTLQLFEGLNLDPTEGTQVDSLDYVFGAELSYSHPRFLKESLGIDKLYFTFGPFYLLDLLGIVNRQILREEWGLRSEFRKDLTEITERLFLKLGLEFKQIATFGQDGPVVEGERIFSPRRTVGKVEPDLTLDRRDSPLNPKKGYLLRAQPTWVSGDALGQGGEGFFSDSFMRLFLTASYFIPFWRGDVVLGQGIRYGQVFPLAGRENPVSIDERFFLGGVRSLRGFGDDSVGPISLSQTPDGGELSLSYNAELRYPLIPSLSVYGAVFWDTGLLVDCYVGSQRACWQDAFGQGLLDEVRSSAGLGVRALLLDQIPIILDYGTVLNRRPGERFGQFHVNVGYTFD, from the coding sequence ATGCGCAGCTTTTGGTTGGTCATCCTGGGGCTCTTGGTGTGCGCGCAAAGCTTTGCGCAGGATGGCGTGCCGGATTTGGAGTTGGAGCAGCCTGAGCTGGCGGTGGAGGAAGAGCCGCCGGAAAAAGACCTCGAGCCGATGGTGACCGAACGGGTTCCCGTCGAGGCGCAGGGCGAGAACATACGGCTCGATATCGACGAGTCGCTCGTGGGCAAGGTCATCGGTCAGGTGGAGCTCACGTGCGATTTGAAGATCTGCGAAAATCCCGAGAACCTGCTTGAGCTCAAGGGGATTGCCGGGTTGAGCGTGGGACAGGTCTATTCTTCCAAACTTCTCGAGACCGCGCAGGTTCGCTTGGCTAAGACCGGTTTCTTCGAGTCGCTAAAGGTCATCAAACGCCTCGAAAACGATGTGGTTTTGCTGGAGATCGAGGCCAAAGGGGCGACCCTAATCCGAGACGTCAAATTCGACGGGCTTGAGACGCCGCCTTTCGAAGAAGAACTTCGCAAGGTCCTGATTTACCGGCAGGGACAGGCCTACAAGCGTGATGCCCAAAAGGCGCAAACCCAGCTCCAGCAGTTCAGAAACCTCTTCGAGCGAGAAGGATATTTCGGCACGAAGATTGAGCTGAGCGCCACACCGGTAGCGGACACCGAGCACCTGGTGGACCTGGTGTTCAAGATCGAGCGTGGAAAGGCGCGTCAGGTCTGCGACGTGGGCGTGCGCGGCAACCAGGCCATGACCTACGCCGATGTGCGCGAACTCTTGCTGAGCGACGGTTCGTTTCTCTCGCGGCGCCTTAGGCTCTACGATTCGACCTTCACCTCAGATGGGTTCAAACGCGGCCAGGAGGCTCTGGTGGAGGCCTACCGACGGCGGGGGTACTTTCAGGCGCGTATCGTGGACAAAGCGGTCCGCGTTGATGGGAGCGGTGAGTGCGTCACGTTGGTGATCGACGTTTTGGAAGGGCCCAAATGGGACGTGACCTTTGAGGGCGTGGAGGAGTTTAACGAAGAAGACATCCGGGATGTGCTTCCGTTCTACGAAAGTGGTTATGTCGACGCCGAGGAAATCCGCCGTGCTGAGCGAGCAATCGAGCAATTGTACGAAACACGAGGGCACGCGTTCGCGAGGGTCGAAGGAAGCGAAGAAGAGCGCGACCAGCTCGACCGATCCATCACATTCAAGATTCGCGAAGGGCCCAAGGTTGAGATTCGCGAGATCGTGTTTGAAGGGCTGAGCGTCTTTACGGAGGCTGAGGTCTTGGAGGTCATGAGCACACGCGTGTTCGCGCTCTTTGACGTGGGTGGTTATCTGCAGACCGACGAGTTGTTGGGGGATCTTCTGAGAATTGAGTCGCTCTATCGAGAGCGAGGCTACCATCAGGCGCTAGTCCGAAGGTTCAATCTGGAGCGAATCTCAGAGGGTCAGATGCGGGTTCGAATCAGCATCGACGAGGGTATTCAGACGAAGATAGCGCGGGTGGAGATGTTCGGAAATCGCACCACGACCTCGGGTCTACTGCTTGAAGGCATGTCTTCGTCTCCTGGCGCTCCCTTTGTGCCTCTGCAGCTTCGCACCGACCAGACTCGCATGATTCAACGTTATGCCGGGTTCGGGTATCCGTTGGCTCGAATCGAGACGAGCTGCTTTTTGCTAAACGGCGAGCAGATTGCGTGTGAGGCGCCGCGTCTGCCGCGTGCGTGCACGGCACGCTCGCAGGAAGAGCTAAGCGAGCGATGTGAACGTGTGCCTGGAAAACAGATGTGTCTAAGGGTGCTCGAGACCGATGAATGTAAGTTTGAAGGCGGAGCAAATGCCGAGGCGATTCGCATCCGCCATGAGATTACGGAAGGCCCGATCGTGCGCGTGGGCGCTAGACTTCTGAAGGGTAACTTCGACACGCGAGCGAGCGTGATCCACCGTGAAGTTGAGCTCAAAAGAGGGGACCTGCTCGACACTCAAATGCTGATTCAAGGGCAGGGAAACCTGCGCCAGCTCAATATCTTCGATTCGGTGAGCGTGGAGACGATTGGCCTGGACGAGGCTGCTCAGGATAAAACCGAAGTGACCGCCGCGCTGCTCATCAGTGTTGAAGAGGCATCGTCGAGCTTCTTGGATTTCAGGTCTGGTGTGGAGTTGCGCGAGCCATTCGTGGACGACCGCCAACTCTTGTTGACCGGTGAGGCTCAATACACCAATCGAAATCTCTTTGGCTTTGCGCAGGGGATTCAGCCGCGTGTGGTGGGGGCGATCGACACCTTGCAGCTTTTTGAAGGGTTGAATCTGGACCCGACCGAGGGCACTCAAGTTGACTCTCTGGATTACGTTTTCGGCGCCGAGCTTTCGTATTCTCACCCACGTTTTCTCAAGGAATCCCTCGGTATAGACAAACTCTACTTCACTTTTGGTCCGTTCTATCTCTTGGACCTCTTGGGCATTGTGAATCGTCAGATTCTCCGGGAGGAATGGGGGCTTCGCTCGGAGTTTAGAAAGGATCTGACCGAGATTACGGAGCGGCTTTTCTTAAAACTCGGACTGGAGTTCAAGCAAATCGCGACCTTTGGTCAAGACGGCCCGGTAGTCGAGGGCGAGCGAATCTTCTCGCCGCGAAGAACCGTTGGAAAGGTGGAGCCGGATTTGACATTGGACCGGCGTGATAGCCCGTTGAATCCGAAGAAGGGATATCTCTTGCGCGCGCAGCCGACCTGGGTCAGCGGTGATGCGTTGGGGCAGGGCGGCGAAGGGTTTTTCTCGGACTCCTTCATGCGCCTGTTCCTGACGGCGTCCTACTTTATCCCGTTTTGGAGAGGCGATGTAGTGCTTGGCCAGGGTATTCGATATGGCCAAGTCTTTCCGCTGGCCGGGCGCGAGAATCCCGTGTCCATCGACGAGCGTTTTTTCCTCGGCGGCGTGCGCTCGTTGCGAGGGTTTGGCGACGATAGCGTGGGGCCAATTTCACTATCTCAGACCCCGGATGGTGGGGAGCTGAGCCTCTCGTACAATGCCGAGTTGCGCTATCCACTCATCCCATCATTGAGTGTGTACGGTGCCGTTTTTTGGGACACGGGGCTCCTCGTGGATTGTTATGTGGGCTCGCAGCGTGCGTGCTGGCAGGATGCGTTTGGGCAGGGTCTCTTGGATGAAGTCCGAAGTTCGGCGGGGCTCGGTGTGCGGGCTCTTTTGCTTGACCAAATTCCGATTATTTTGGACTACGGGACTGTGCTCAACCGAAGGCCTGGTGAGCGCTTTGGCCAGTTTCATGTCAACGTAGGATATACCTTTGATTAG
- a CDS encoding translocation/assembly module TamB domain-containing protein: protein MHDIEVRVYRSAIKIPVIFFVPAAFLATLYSLAYLYLNSNLFLVTLHETLNEVFPGTIEVREVVLEPTLVDARIFNGRLMAREGHDVIRLREASTSLNPATLLTRRLELYDLVVQEGWVRMTWPKAGEEGSFDMLEALGVVSEDDEEDSEDGFLEGITLRNVACIECSYGLNLHFFKVEVPVVNIPDGRVDISSTVQISVPALEVDTIKLWFSNTLFGFPEARGPWSFDVNDVQLRRWMWTNDGFNVEYLGLESEGVMAWASGYMRFPEREDTDETQMYYKAEGQFYIPYRTNLIQYFLDDLIHVEATLSAAVEGSLDEIDGRFRLEAPVLEALDLYLRDIEAEGYLRDDVIVSDGLNAKLYGGTAELDRVAFSMFEGLWSVSGRIEGVDPAPLLADRDLDYPWLAGSARGDISAMGWVPFSPEVRRPGDDPVLRRWAEARNPMAWVRLDSDVVLDRSTSELLPGSRLRLGKGAEIWTTQEAAIVEDLRAYFPDMDAQVQNFRFNWVDGVLEQGPEPGPARIKLNAPQLPELLKHYDISGVQGGAVAELLVRERLNYPDMTFNGKWSSPGIVADGEPLRFDEVAFRGALKNGLVTFEPLDIQTEKGDLKLDGSARVLRNPKGVIDPETGTDTGEFLFLNNPYLDMKYTLSGVDVAYFDAWLGLGSNTRGTLNAKGEVTGAASAPRVEVDGSLKTGEVMGQLVDELVVKGMVSPTQFDVDEFRLDAGAAGTMKAHGSGRFSGDDLEVWAEGQDIELALLDPLVKRSAVTVEGLGQFNVHASGSVRRPQIGGYANVDSLRVDGRELGDASTVINTLNDAVHITGALSEMGGILAEVPLDAESPYYGRLVLDNLDLKEKVRELSETELVEGARTTGSVEVFLSPDLERYQVLLNLSDLELNTLGRRFVNDGPLIVGINDGTLFQIQRAKVGADGRFVELEGGLFLDEALLDIAARGELDLALVNSFRATFPEYFPDAVVEASGMVELDTSLRGTPEGFVADGYVRLLPSQIQLRDINTPVVLSSGMIRFGENGVNIDDQDPVRGRALDGAFELRGGLSVIDAVVQDLRLQLRGVNMSYRIPDMANLTFAADVELNARDLDRPETWSATGLVDIVDGLYYQNISVFQEQFTNRLLGAFNRTSQTYEASLVERIPWLEDVNFDLQIRARDSFRIRSEIDRLGLDLELRMDVRLQETLVNPRMVGGVDIIDGKVQFQNEFFDVRSGTLTFEGNPENPRVDIIADADINNRCRQTDFAETTQDTLRLTGDVGRDEELAYRIVLNVSGRLDNLDVRFESNPYADQRDVLSLILTGCTVDQLTASSASSPTLEVALAPVLGWIEGTVQDVVAVEEFTITPSVDRLRTSIGDRLSRRTTWRLEVDTGLTQSTGGQRYELNYKISDSWSAQLSESTRTENESFVIDFKLRYRLLLD from the coding sequence ATGCACGACATCGAGGTCAGGGTTTACCGCAGTGCGATTAAGATTCCAGTGATCTTTTTCGTCCCGGCTGCGTTCTTGGCCACGCTCTATTCTCTGGCATACCTTTACCTAAATTCAAATCTTTTCCTCGTCACTCTACACGAGACGCTCAACGAGGTCTTTCCCGGCACCATCGAAGTTCGCGAAGTGGTGCTCGAGCCCACGCTCGTGGACGCGCGAATTTTCAACGGGCGCCTGATGGCGCGCGAGGGTCACGACGTGATTCGCCTTCGCGAGGCCAGCACGTCCCTGAACCCCGCGACGCTCCTGACCCGCCGGCTCGAGCTCTACGACCTCGTGGTGCAAGAGGGTTGGGTCCGTATGACGTGGCCCAAGGCTGGCGAAGAGGGCTCGTTCGATATGCTCGAGGCTCTGGGCGTGGTCTCCGAGGATGACGAAGAAGACAGCGAAGACGGGTTTCTTGAGGGCATTACGCTTAGGAATGTGGCGTGCATCGAGTGTTCCTACGGGCTGAACCTTCATTTCTTTAAGGTCGAAGTTCCGGTGGTGAACATCCCGGACGGGCGCGTCGATATCTCTTCCACAGTCCAGATTTCGGTGCCGGCCCTGGAGGTAGACACCATCAAGCTCTGGTTTTCCAACACGCTCTTTGGGTTTCCGGAGGCGCGCGGACCATGGTCTTTTGATGTGAACGACGTGCAGCTGCGGCGGTGGATGTGGACCAACGACGGGTTCAACGTGGAGTATCTGGGCCTTGAGTCCGAAGGCGTAATGGCGTGGGCGTCAGGCTATATGCGCTTTCCAGAACGCGAGGATACCGACGAAACCCAGATGTACTACAAGGCGGAAGGCCAATTCTACATCCCGTACAGAACCAATCTGATTCAGTATTTTCTGGACGATTTAATCCACGTGGAAGCCACGTTGAGTGCCGCGGTGGAAGGGAGCCTGGACGAGATCGACGGGCGGTTTCGGCTCGAGGCGCCAGTCCTTGAGGCGCTCGACCTCTATCTGCGGGACATCGAAGCCGAGGGCTATCTACGCGACGACGTGATTGTTTCTGACGGACTTAACGCCAAACTCTACGGAGGGACCGCGGAGCTAGACCGCGTGGCGTTCAGTATGTTTGAGGGTCTCTGGTCTGTCTCAGGGCGCATCGAGGGCGTAGACCCCGCACCGCTCCTTGCGGATCGCGACCTCGACTACCCTTGGCTTGCGGGCTCGGCGCGAGGGGATATAAGCGCGATGGGGTGGGTGCCGTTTTCGCCCGAGGTTAGACGTCCTGGCGATGATCCGGTGCTTCGGCGTTGGGCCGAAGCGCGCAATCCAATGGCCTGGGTGCGGCTAGATTCGGACGTAGTCTTGGATCGTTCGACCTCGGAGCTTCTCCCTGGTTCACGTTTGCGCCTTGGTAAAGGCGCAGAGATTTGGACCACGCAAGAGGCCGCGATCGTCGAGGATCTTCGGGCGTATTTTCCCGACATGGATGCGCAAGTACAGAACTTCAGGTTCAACTGGGTTGACGGGGTTTTGGAACAAGGTCCCGAGCCCGGTCCTGCGCGGATCAAGCTCAACGCACCTCAGCTACCAGAACTCCTGAAACACTACGATATCAGCGGGGTTCAAGGAGGTGCAGTCGCCGAGCTTCTGGTGCGAGAGCGTCTGAACTACCCGGATATGACCTTCAATGGAAAATGGTCGTCGCCCGGAATTGTGGCGGACGGCGAGCCGCTCAGGTTTGATGAGGTGGCGTTCCGAGGGGCGCTTAAGAACGGCCTTGTCACTTTTGAACCCTTGGATATCCAGACGGAAAAGGGCGACCTCAAGCTCGATGGCAGTGCTCGGGTGCTCAGAAACCCTAAAGGCGTGATCGACCCAGAGACCGGCACGGATACTGGCGAATTCCTCTTTTTGAATAATCCATATCTGGACATGAAGTACACGCTCAGCGGCGTGGATGTGGCCTATTTTGATGCGTGGCTTGGGCTCGGCTCGAACACGCGCGGCACGCTAAATGCCAAAGGCGAGGTAACCGGAGCGGCGAGTGCGCCAAGGGTTGAGGTAGACGGGAGCTTGAAGACCGGCGAGGTGATGGGCCAGCTGGTGGATGAACTGGTGGTCAAGGGCATGGTGTCACCCACGCAGTTTGATGTGGACGAGTTCCGCCTGGATGCCGGCGCGGCCGGCACCATGAAGGCACACGGCTCGGGCCGATTTAGCGGCGACGACCTCGAAGTATGGGCCGAAGGCCAAGATATTGAGCTGGCTTTGCTCGATCCGCTGGTCAAGCGCTCCGCGGTGACGGTCGAAGGCCTCGGGCAGTTCAATGTTCACGCGAGTGGGTCCGTTAGGCGTCCTCAAATCGGAGGTTATGCGAATGTGGACTCGCTGAGGGTTGATGGCCGCGAATTGGGCGACGCATCCACCGTCATCAACACGCTGAACGACGCGGTACACATCACAGGCGCGCTGAGCGAGATGGGCGGCATACTTGCCGAGGTGCCTCTTGACGCGGAGTCGCCCTACTATGGCCGCCTTGTTTTGGACAACCTAGACCTCAAAGAGAAGGTCCGCGAGCTCTCCGAAACCGAGCTCGTTGAAGGCGCGCGTACCACCGGAAGTGTGGAGGTCTTCTTGTCGCCGGATTTGGAGCGCTACCAGGTGCTCCTCAATCTCAGCGACCTCGAGCTCAACACCTTGGGGCGGCGTTTTGTGAACGATGGCCCGCTCATCGTGGGTATCAACGACGGCACTCTCTTTCAGATCCAGCGCGCCAAAGTTGGCGCCGATGGGCGTTTTGTGGAGTTGGAAGGCGGCCTCTTTTTGGACGAAGCCCTGCTCGATATTGCGGCGCGAGGTGAACTCGATCTCGCGCTTGTAAACAGCTTTCGGGCCACGTTTCCCGAGTACTTTCCAGACGCCGTGGTTGAGGCCTCGGGCATGGTCGAGCTCGATACTTCGCTGCGCGGGACCCCTGAAGGCTTTGTTGCTGATGGGTACGTTCGCCTCCTGCCGTCACAGATCCAGCTGCGCGACATCAACACGCCTGTGGTCCTGAGCTCCGGGATGATTCGCTTCGGCGAGAACGGAGTCAATATCGACGACCAAGACCCTGTGCGGGGGCGCGCGCTCGATGGGGCGTTCGAATTGCGTGGCGGTTTAAGCGTGATCGATGCGGTGGTTCAGGACCTGAGGCTGCAGCTTCGCGGAGTCAATATGAGCTACAGGATTCCAGACATGGCAAACCTGACCTTTGCCGCCGACGTGGAGCTCAACGCCCGAGATTTAGACCGTCCGGAGACGTGGTCGGCGACCGGACTTGTGGATATCGTGGACGGGCTTTACTACCAGAATATCTCGGTCTTTCAGGAACAGTTTACAAACCGACTTCTGGGCGCGTTCAACCGCACTTCGCAAACGTACGAGGCGAGCCTTGTGGAGCGCATTCCGTGGCTTGAGGATGTGAATTTCGACCTGCAGATTCGGGCCCGGGACTCGTTTAGGATTCGCTCAGAGATCGACCGTCTCGGCCTCGATCTCGAGCTCCGAATGGACGTTCGGCTTCAGGAAACGCTGGTCAATCCGCGGATGGTCGGAGGTGTGGACATCATCGATGGAAAGGTGCAGTTTCAGAACGAGTTCTTCGATGTTCGCTCGGGTACGCTGACGTTTGAGGGGAATCCCGAAAATCCTCGCGTGGACATCATCGCCGACGCGGATATCAACAATCGATGCCGACAAACGGATTTTGCCGAGACCACGCAGGATACCTTGAGATTGACCGGGGATGTGGGGCGCGACGAGGAGCTTGCGTATCGTATTGTGCTCAACGTGTCGGGGCGTCTGGACAATTTGGACGTTCGGTTTGAGTCGAATCCATACGCCGACCAGCGTGACGTCCTGAGCTTGATTCTCACGGGTTGTACGGTGGATCAGCTCACAGCATCGAGCGCGTCTAGCCCGACGCTGGAGGTGGCGCTCGCCCCGGTTTTGGGTTGGATCGAGGGCACGGTGCAGGACGTGGTGGCGGTGGAGGAGTTTACGATTACACCGAGTGTGGACAGGCTTCGTACGAGCATCGGCGACAGGCTCTCGCGGCGCACAACCTGGCGTCTTGAGGTCGATACCGGCCTGACTCAATCCACGGGTGGACAACGCTACGAATTGAACTACAAGATTTCGGACTCATGGTCGGCCCAGCTCAGTGAGAGTACTCGCACCGAAAACGAGAGTTTCGTGATCGATTTTAAATTACGTTATCGCCTGCTCTTGGATTGA
- a CDS encoding thiolase C-terminal domain-containing protein — protein MKPQRKVFVVGGHLTPFIGKGHPDFIWKKHPEFGQRENPTLEELMTSAILGALESTGVEAAAIERGYVGNFAGELFSNQGHMGALAVRAHKDLQGKPFMRLEGACASGGLAVVTAVDAIQAGCDVVMALGAEVQTTVSARDGAGFLARASHWESERELDDFTFPAMFARRAKYYEEKFGVGEEDIAYVVAKAYANANKNPNAHMRDVKVDLEAASQASDTNPRFLRNEDFKDYLKVTDCSQVSDGAAAMILASEEGLKKLGIDPSKCVELLGYTVATSPLGQVSDYTTLDNTKKAANELYTETGLKPEQIGVCEVHDCFAVTEVLMTEALGFAEPGKGGELAKSGATAIDGKIPVNTGGGLIAFGHPVGATGIKQVLEIYRQMKGLCGDYQVPTKPEYGLTANMGGDDRTTVCMAFKNV, from the coding sequence ATGAAACCGCAACGAAAAGTATTTGTCGTCGGAGGGCACCTGACGCCTTTCATTGGTAAAGGTCACCCAGACTTCATCTGGAAGAAGCACCCAGAATTTGGCCAGCGTGAGAATCCAACTCTTGAGGAGTTGATGACTTCGGCCATCCTGGGCGCGCTGGAGTCCACGGGTGTTGAGGCTGCGGCCATTGAGCGTGGATACGTCGGGAACTTTGCGGGCGAGCTTTTTTCGAATCAGGGACATATGGGCGCGCTCGCTGTGCGTGCGCACAAAGACCTTCAAGGAAAGCCGTTTATGCGACTCGAGGGAGCTTGCGCCTCCGGTGGACTCGCCGTTGTCACCGCAGTAGACGCCATTCAGGCGGGTTGTGACGTGGTCATGGCGCTTGGTGCCGAAGTCCAGACTACCGTTTCAGCTAGAGATGGCGCGGGTTTCCTTGCACGCGCATCACACTGGGAATCCGAGCGCGAACTCGACGATTTCACCTTCCCCGCCATGTTCGCGCGTCGTGCGAAGTACTACGAAGAGAAGTTCGGTGTAGGCGAAGAGGATATCGCCTACGTGGTAGCCAAGGCTTATGCTAACGCCAACAAGAACCCGAACGCGCACATGCGTGACGTGAAGGTTGACCTCGAGGCGGCTTCTCAGGCCTCGGACACGAACCCTCGATTCTTGCGCAACGAAGACTTCAAAGACTACCTGAAAGTCACGGATTGCTCACAGGTCAGCGACGGCGCCGCCGCTATGATTCTGGCAAGCGAAGAGGGCCTCAAGAAGCTCGGCATCGACCCATCCAAATGCGTGGAGTTGCTTGGCTACACCGTAGCCACAAGCCCACTTGGTCAGGTTTCTGACTACACGACTCTGGACAACACCAAAAAGGCCGCCAACGAGCTCTACACCGAGACAGGCCTTAAGCCTGAGCAAATCGGCGTGTGCGAAGTCCACGACTGCTTTGCAGTGACCGAAGTCCTGATGACCGAAGCCCTCGGGTTTGCAGAGCCAGGAAAAGGAGGAGAGCTCGCCAAATCTGGCGCCACGGCCATCGACGGTAAGATCCCCGTCAACACCGGCGGCGGACTCATCGCGTTTGGACACCCTGTGGGCGCGACCGGTATCAAGCAGGTTCTGGAAATCTACCGTCAGATGAAAGGCCTCTGCGGCGACTATCAAGTACCCACCAAGCCTGAGTACGGCCTCACCGCCAACATGGGCGGCGACGACCGCACCACCGTTTGTATGGCGTTTAAGAACGTCTAA
- a CDS encoding DUF4105 domain-containing protein, with protein MIRQFFLSVLLFSVLMAPSLGHAVSPPWATGQSRGQDLEVVLMTFDHGDQIPTWFGHTALMVRDKRFGAERVYNYGMFSFAPDMLVKFLMGRLEFWVAQTSYRGTIAVYKRESRGIREQVLNLSPEKRLEIAKFLDWNVQPENRYYMYDHYFDNCATRIRDVIDQAVGGQLKVAADKPARYSLRGHTRRHTQRNPYVDFILTFWMNHEIDVPIKIWDEMFLPTELERVLDQNSYVNEKGETVPLVLEKRVLAEGKRAEVPEAPNFAHPWFAILGGVLGGAGLGLRRLRAKQPDKRGVRIGLGAYFVFLGLLVGIPGLILGLFPFTEHTITHWNVNLLLASPLSALFMPFGAAIVFGSKRAERWNERLLDVIAVLTILAVLAAPFVSQVYWLPLAFFVPFNLCLRGLGPLSFSRKS; from the coding sequence TTGATTAGACAGTTTTTCTTGAGTGTTTTGCTCTTTTCGGTCCTTATGGCACCGAGTTTGGGGCATGCGGTTTCGCCGCCTTGGGCCACGGGGCAGTCGCGTGGACAGGACCTGGAAGTAGTCTTGATGACTTTTGATCATGGGGACCAGATTCCCACCTGGTTTGGGCACACGGCCTTGATGGTGCGCGATAAGCGATTTGGCGCTGAGCGAGTCTACAACTACGGCATGTTCAGTTTTGCGCCCGATATGTTGGTGAAGTTCTTGATGGGGCGGCTTGAGTTTTGGGTGGCTCAGACGAGCTATCGGGGCACGATTGCTGTGTACAAACGCGAGAGTCGAGGGATTCGGGAACAAGTCCTGAATTTGAGCCCTGAGAAACGCCTCGAAATCGCCAAGTTCTTGGATTGGAATGTTCAACCTGAGAACCGCTACTACATGTACGACCACTACTTCGACAACTGCGCCACGCGGATTCGCGATGTGATCGATCAGGCGGTGGGCGGGCAGCTGAAAGTGGCGGCGGACAAACCTGCGCGATACTCGCTTCGCGGACATACGCGCCGCCACACTCAGAGAAACCCTTATGTGGATTTTATCCTGACGTTTTGGATGAATCACGAGATCGACGTCCCGATCAAGATCTGGGACGAGATGTTTTTGCCCACGGAACTTGAGCGAGTCCTAGACCAGAATTCTTATGTGAATGAGAAGGGTGAGACGGTGCCTTTGGTGCTTGAGAAGCGCGTGCTTGCTGAGGGCAAGAGGGCAGAGGTTCCTGAAGCTCCGAATTTTGCGCACCCATGGTTTGCGATTTTAGGTGGCGTGCTGGGTGGCGCTGGTCTTGGGCTCCGGCGTTTGCGTGCGAAGCAGCCTGATAAACGGGGCGTGCGCATTGGTTTGGGCGCGTATTTTGTGTTCCTTGGTCTTCTGGTGGGGATTCCTGGCCTGATTCTCGGGCTCTTTCCGTTCACTGAGCACACCATCACCCATTGGAACGTGAATTTGCTCCTGGCGAGCCCGCTGAGCGCATTGTTTATGCCTTTCGGCGCAGCCATTGTGTTTGGTTCAAAACGCGCTGAGCGTTGGAATGAGAGGCTCTTGGACGTGATTGCGGTCCTGACCATCCTAGCCGTGTTGGCGGCACCGTTTGTCTCCCAAGTCTATTGGTTGCCGCTCGCGTTCTTCGTCCCGTTCAACTTGTGTCTGAGAGGGCTTGGCCCACTTTCTTTCTCAAGAAAAAGTTAA